A window of Hevea brasiliensis isolate MT/VB/25A 57/8 chromosome 14, ASM3005281v1, whole genome shotgun sequence contains these coding sequences:
- the LOC110636613 gene encoding uncharacterized protein LOC110636613 isoform X2: MSFQHKSFWMSRDAGCLTDGEIGYDNSSRIEPKRGHQWFMDTTEPELFSNKRQAVEADGNRPVLGASHMNISPWHNASSFQSVSGQFSDRLFGSEAVRTNNMVDRNVPSAGGGNMNINMGRKEFNDQYGSNSSMSLSMSHNIEDPSGCINFGGLRKVKINQVRGSSNAISASMGNSTSRSDSNAISMGTTYSKNESNAISLGPTYNNAAENTISIGPNFSKADGNFITMGHTFNKGDENFISMGHNYNKGDDGILSMGQPFDKADANFITMGPSYEKDDSNVISMAHSFSEGHESFVSMGPTYDKANENFISMGPSYSKGNDSITSIGASYDKADSNMTSVCSAQDKEDPNILSMGNNYNKAQTSGVPGPKDFVQSNADPSPTVNNAPKANTKTDAAPKNKDAKASKKAHPNNFPSNVKSLLSTGMLDGVPVKYVSWSREKNLKGIIKGTGYLCGCQECNFSKALNAYEFERHANCKTKHPNNHIFFENGKTIYAVVQELKNSPQDMLFDAIQNVTGSPINQKNFRSWKASYQAATRELQRIYGRDQFVVPS, translated from the exons TCTTTCCAGCACAAAAGCTTTTGGATGTCAAGAGATGCAGGGTGTCTAACCGATGGAGAGATAGGTTATGATAATTCCTCAAGAATTGAACCAAAGCGTGGACATCAGTGGTTCATGGATACCACTGAACCAGAATTATTCAGCAACAAACGGCAAGCAGTTGAAGCCGATGGTAACAGGCCAGTTTTGGGAGCTTCTCACATGAACATTTCTCCATGGCATAATGCTTCCAGTTTTCAGTCAGTTTCAGGGCAATTCAGTGACCGCCTATTTGGGTCAGAGGCTGTGCGGACCAACAATATGGTCGATAGAAATGTTCCTTCTGCTGGGGGTGGAAATATGAACATAAATATGGGAAGAAAGGAATTCAATGATCAATATGGTAGCAATTCCTCTATGAGTTTGTCTATGTCTCATAACATTGAGGATCCCTCAGGATGTATCAATTTTGGTGGACTCAGAAAAGTTAAAATCAATCAAGTTAGGGGCTCCAGCAATGCCATTTCTGCATCCATGGGGAACTCCACTAGCCGATCAGATAGCAATGCGATTTCAATGGGTACTACCTATAGTAagaatgaaagcaatgccatatCTTTGGGTCCAACTTATAATAATGCGGCAGAGAATACCATCTCAATTGGCCCCAACTTCAGTAAGGCAGATGGCAATTTCATTACAATGGGCCATACCTTCAACAAGGGAGATGAAAATTTCATATCGATGGGACACAATTATAACAAGGGAGATGACGGTATCTTATCAATGGGGCAGCCCTTTGACAAGGCGGATGCCAACTTTATAACAATGGGCCCATCATATGAAAAGGATGACAGCAATGTCATTTCAATGGCTCATTCCTTTAGCGAGGGACATGAAAGTTTTGTTTCAATGGGCCCCACCTATGATAAAGCAAATGAGAATTTCATTTCTATGGGTCCCTCCTATAGCAAGGGAAATGATAGTATCACATCTATTGGTGCCAGCTATGACAAGGCAGATTCCAACATGACTTCCGTCTGTTCTGCCCAAGATAAAGAAGATCCCAATATTCTATCCATGGGTAACAACTATAATAAAG CTCAAACTTCAGGAGTACCTGGCCCAAAAGATTTTGTTCAGTCAAATGCAGATCCAAGTCCAACTGTAAATAATGCCCCAAAAGCTAATACAAAAACTGATGCAGCCCCCAAGAATAAAGATGCCAAGGCATCTAAGAAGGCTCATCCAAACAACTTTCCTTCAAATGTTAAAAGTTTGTTATCAACTGGCATGCTTGATGGGGTTCCAGTGAAATATGTTTCATGGTCAAGGGAG AAAAATCTTAAAGGAATTATAAAGGGGACTGGGTATTTATGTGGCTGCCAGGAATGCAACTTCTCTAAG GCTCTGAATGCTTATGAATTTGAGCGTCATGCTAACTGCAAGACCAAGCACCCCAACaatcatattttctttgagaatgGAAAGACCATTTATGCAGTTGTTCAGGAGCTGAAGAACTCTCCTCAGGACATGCTGTTTGATGCAATCCAAAATGTGACTGGGTCTCCTATTAATCAGAAGAATTTCCGCAGCTGGAAAG CATCATATCAAGCAGCCACCCGTGAACTTCAGCGTATCTATGGAAGGGACCAATTTGTCGTGCCATCTTGA
- the LOC110636623 gene encoding WAT1-related protein At2g39510-like: protein MDSWAKFYEKAMPFLAVIFLQFGYAGMSIISKFALNKGMSQHVLVVYRHLVATIVIAPFAIIFDRKVRPKMTISIFAKILLLGLLEPTIDQNLYYTGMKYTTATFASTMCNILPAFAFLMAWVLRLEKVNLRKLHSQAKILGTLVTVGGAMLMTLINGPKLNFPWTKGYDLHGSTSALTTHEDTIKGAIMIGVGCLCWSGFIILQAITLKTYPAELSLTALICLMGTIEGSVFAVIMERGNPSAWSIHFDSRLLAAVYSGVICSGVAYYIQGVVMKSKGPVFVTAFSPLSMVIVTILGSFVLSEIVYLGRVIGALAIVIGLYLVLWGKRKDQSPLTSSNDKVADITSEMDTPNQEYVAIEVTKVRPTQESV from the exons ATGGATTCTTGGGCTAAGTTTTATGAAAAGGCTATGCCATTTTTGGCTGTGATTTTTCTGCAGTTTGGGTATGCAGGCATGTCCATAATTTCAAAGTTTGCTCTAAATAAAGGGATGAGCCAACATGTATTAGTGGTCTATAGGCATCTTGTGGCCACCATCGTCATTGCCCCCTTTGCCATTATTTTTGatag GAAGGTGAGGCCAAAGATGACCATCTCCATCTTTGCTAAGATACTGTTGCTAGGCTTGTTGGA GCCAACTATTGACCAGAACTTGTATTATACTGGTATGAAGTACACCACAGCAACTTTTGCTTCTACCATGTGCAACATTCTTCCTGCTTTTGCATTTCTTATGGCTTGGGTCTTAAG GCTTGAGAAGGTAAACTTGAGGAAATTGCATAGCCAGGCAAAGATATTGGGGACTCTAGTAACAGTGGGAGGAGCAATGTTAATGACTTTAATTAATGGACCAAAGCTGAATTTTCCATGGACAAAAGGATATGATCTTCATGGATCTACCAGTGCACTAACCACACATGAGGATACCATTAAGGGAGCTATTATGATTggtgtaggctgcttgtgctggtCTGGTTTCATAATCCTTCAG GCAATAACACTAAAAACATACCCAGCTGAGCTCTCCCTAACAGCTTTAATTTGCTTGATGGGCACAATTGAAGGCTCTGTATTTGCTGTTATAATGGAAAGGGGAAATCCCTCTGCCTGGTCTATACACTTTGATTCTAGGTTATTGGCTGCTGTTTACAGT GGAGTAATTTGTTCAGGAGTTGCTTATTATATACAAGGTGTAGTAATGAAGAGCAAAGGTCCTGTTTTTGTGACTGCTTTCAGTCCTTTAAGCATGGTTATTGTTACAATTTTGGGCTCCTTTGTGTTATCAGAGATTGTGTACTTAGGAAG GGTCATTGGAGCACTAGCCATTGTCATTGGCCTATATCTAGTGTTGTGGGGTAAGCGCAAGGATCAATCTCCATTGACTTCTAGCAATGATAAGGTAGCTGATATTACTTCTGAAATGGATACTCCAAACCAAGAATACGTTGCCATTGAAGTCACCAAAGTGAGACCCACTCAAGAATCTGTTTGA
- the LOC110636616 gene encoding uncharacterized protein LOC110636616 — protein sequence MAWFRAGYSAARIAIRKTLCHSGSYMTRIQGLASHNRSFHRTIFRSKAQASATPQSMPLSKLTDNFLDATSSVYLEELQKAWESDPNNVDESWDNFFKNFAGQSVTSAGISGQTIQESMRLLLLVKAYQVNGHMKASLDPLDLEEREIPDDLDPAFHGFTEADLDREFFIGVWNMSGFLSDNRPVMTLQSILTRLQQAYSGHVGYEYMHIDDSAKCNWLRDKIETPTPMTYNKERREVFLNRLTWSTYFENFLATKMKAAKRFGLEGGETLIPGMKEMFDRASDLGVENIVVGMPHRGRLNVLGNVFRKPLAQIFSEFDKNAKSLDEVGLYTGTGDVKYHLGTSYDRPTRAGRRIHLSLVANPSHLEAVDPVVLGKTRAKQYYTNDADRSRNMAVLIHGDGSFAGQGVVYETLHLSALPNYTTGGTIHIVVNNQVAFTTDPRSGRSSQYCTDAAKALNAPIFHVNGDDIEAVAYVCELAAEWRQTFHSDVVVDIICYRRFGHNEVDEPFFTQPKMYKVIQKHPSSLEIYQNKLLESRDITQEDIDRIHRKVNTILNEEYSNSKDYVPKRSDWLSSHWSGFKSPEQLSRIRNTGVNLDVLKKVGKAITVLPDDFKPHKQVKKIYDDRAQMIETGEGIDWALAEGLAFATLLLEGNHVRLSGQDVERGTFSHRHAMVHDQESWKQYCPLDHVMMGQDEEMFTVSNSSLSEFGVLGFELGYSMENPNALVMWEAQFGDFSNGAQVMFDQFLSGGESKWLRQSGLVVLLPHGYDGQGPEHSSARLERFLQMNDSDPYVVPEMDSSLRKQIQGCNWQVVNVTTPANYFHVLRRQIHRDFRKPLVVMSPKNLLRHKSCKSNLCEFDDVQGHPGFDKQGTRFKRLIRDQNDHSDLEEGIRRLVLCSGKVYYELEEERNRLSEKDVAICRVEQLCPFPYDLVQRELKRYPNAEIVWCQEEPMNMGAYSYIAPRLYTTMRTMGRGSFEDVKYVGRAPSASTATGFYSNHKDEQIKLVQLAMQPEPIKYPY from the exons ATGGCGTGGTTTAGAGCTGGTTATAGTGCGGCAAGAATTGCCATCAGGAAAACTCTCTGTCATAGTGGATCATATATGACAAGAATACAGGGCCTTGCCTCACACAATAGGAGTTTCCATCGTACAATCTTTCGATCAAAGGCACAAGCTTCTGCTACCCCTCAGTCTATGCCTCTCTCTAAGCTAACTGATAACTTTCTAGATGCCACAAGCAGTGTGTACTTAGAAGAGCTTCAGAAAGCCTGGGAATCTGATCCCAATAATGTAGACGAGTCTTGGgacaatttcttcaagaattttgcTGGTCAGTCAGTGACATCTGCAGGGATTTCAGGGCAAACAATACAAGAAAGTATGCGTTTATTGTTGCTGGTTAAAGCTTACCAGGTTAATGGCCACATGAAAGCAAGTTTAGACCCACTGGACCTGGAAGAAAGAGAAATTCCTGATGATTTGGACCCTGCTTTCCATGGCTTTACAGAAGCTGATCTTGATAGGGAATTCTTTATAGGAGTGTGGAATATGTCTGGGTTTTTGTCAGACAATCGACCGGTAATGACACTTCAATCCATATTGACAAGACTTCAACAGGCCTACTCTGGACATGTTGGATATGAGTATATGCATATAGATGATAGTGCGAAATGTAACTGGCTAAGGGACAAGATTGAAACCCCGACACCAATGACATACAATAAGGAAAGGCGTGAGGTTTTTCTTAATAGATTAACATGGAGTACATACTTTGAGAACTTCTTGGCTACTAAGATGAAAGCAGCAAAGAGGTTTGGGCTTGAAGGTGGGGAAACTCTGATCCCTGGGATGAAGGAGATGTTTGATAGAGCCTCTGATCTTGGAGTTGAGAATATAGTTGTTGGAATGCCTCATAGAGGAAGATTGAATGTTTTAGGCAATGTTTTTCGAAAACCACTTGCACAGATATTTAGTGAGTTTGACAAGAATGCAAAATCTCTGGATGAGGTTGGGCTTTATACAGGTACTGGTGATGTCAAGTATCATTTGGGAACTTCTTATGATAGACCAACTAGAGCTGGGAGGAGAATTCATTTGTCTCTGGTCGCAAATCCCAGCCATTTGGAAGCAGTAGACCCAGTAGTTCTTGGTAAAACTAGAGCAAAGCAATATTATACTAATGATGCGGACAGGAGTAGGAATATGGCTGTTTTGATCCATGGGGATGGTAGCTTTGCCGGGCAAGGTGTAGTTTATGAAACTCTACATCTTAGTGCACTTCCTAACTACACTACTGGTGGGACTATACACATTGTAGTGAACAACCAAGTAGCCTTCACTACTGATCCAAGGTCAGGGAGATCTTCACAATATTGTACTGATGCTGCTAAGGCCTTGAATGCCCCAATTTTCCATGTAAATGGAGATGATATAGAGGCAGTTGCTTATGTGTGTGAGCTTGCAGCAGAGTGGCGCCAGACTTTCCATTCTGATGTTGTGGTTGATATAATATGCTATCGTCGATTTGGGCATAATGAGGTTGATGAGCCATTTTTCACACAGCCAAAGATGTACAAG GTCATTCAGAAGCATCCCTCTTCTCTTgaaatatatcaaaataaactGTTGGAATCTAGAGATATCACACAAGAAGACATTGATAGAATACACAGAAAGGTCAATACAATACTTAATGAAGAATATTCGAATAGTAAAGATTATGTTCCTAAAAGAAGTGATTGGCTCTCATCTCATTGGTCCGGCTTCAAGTCACCTGAACAACTTTCTCGTATCCGAAACACTGG GGTAAACCTAGATGTGTTGAAAAAAGTTGGTAAAGCGATCACGGTACTTCCAGATGATTTCAAGCCTCACAAACAAGTGAAAAAGATATATGATGACAGGGCACAGATGATTGAAACTGGGGAAGGCATTGACTGGGCACTTGCTGAAGGACTAGCTTTTGCAACATTGCTATTGGAAGGTAACCATGTAAGACTCAGTGGCCAGGATGTTGAAAGAGGTACGTTCAGTCATCGGCATGCTATGGTTCATGATCAGGAGTCATGGAAGCAGTATTGCCCTCTGGATCATGTTATGATGGGCCAGGATGAGGAAATGTTTACTGTGAGCAATAG CTCTCTTTCAGAATTTGGTGTACTTGGGTTTGAATTGGGATACTCAATGGAAAATCCAAATGCTTTAGTTATGTGGGAAGCTCAATTTGGTGATTTTTCTAATGGAGCTCAAGTGATGTTCGATCAATTTCTGAGTGGTGGGGAGTCAAAGTGGCTACGCCAAAGTGGACTAGTTGTGTTGCTTCCTCATGGTTATGATGGCCAGGGTCCTGAACATTCAAGCGCAAGATTGGAGCGTTTCCTTCAG ATGAATGATAGTGATCCCTACGTTGTGCCTGAGATGGATTCATCACTCCGAAAGCAAATCCAGGGATGCAATTGGCAGGTTGTGAATGTTACCACTCCTGCTAATTACTTCCACGTTTTGCGGCGTCAG ATACACAGGGATTTCCGTAAACCTCTGGTAGTGATGTCTCCAAAGAACCTGCTTCGTCACAAGTCCTGCAAGTCAAATCTTTGTGAATTTGATGATGTCCAAGGCCACCCTGGTTTTGACAAACAGGGCACCAGATTCAAGCGACTTATAAGGGATCAGAATGATCACTCTGATCTTGAGGAGGGCATCAGGCGACTGGTTCTTTGCTCTGGAAAG GTTTATTATGAGCTTGAAGAAGAACGAAACAGGTTAAGTGAGAAAGATGTTGCAATTTGTAGGGTGGAACAGCTCTGTCCCTTCCCATATGACCTCGTCCAGCGCGAACTTAAGCGTTATCCAA ATGCTGAGATAGTTTGGTGCCAGGAAGAGCCAATGAATATGGGTGCCTACAGTTACATTGCACCTCGTCTTTACACAACCATGAGAACCATGGGAAGAGGATCTTTTGAGGACGTCAAATACGTTGGCCGAGCTCCATCTGCTTCCACGGCCACTGGCTTTTATTCAAATCACAAAGACGAACAGATTAAGCTTGTTCAGCTAGCTATGCAGCCTGAACCTATCAAATATCCCTATTAA
- the LOC110636613 gene encoding uncharacterized protein LOC110636613 isoform X1 yields MSFQHKSFWMSRDAGCLTDGEIGYDNSSRIEPKRGHQWFMDTTEPELFSNKRQAVEADGNRPVLGASHMNISPWHNASSFQSVSGQFSDRLFGSEAVRTNNMVDRNVPSAGGGNMNINMGRKEFNDQYGSNSSMSLSMSHNIEDPSGCINFGGLRKVKINQVRGSSNAISASMGNSTSRSDSNAISMGTTYSKNESNAISLGPTYNNAAENTISIGPNFSKADGNFITMGHTFNKGDENFISMGHNYNKGDDGILSMGQPFDKADANFITMGPSYEKDDSNVISMAHSFSEGHESFVSMGPTYDKANENFISMGPSYSKGNDSITSIGASYDKADSNMTSVCSAQDKEDPNILSMGNNYNKGESNTISFGGFHDELDANSSGTIISGYDVLIGNQNSAQTSGVPGPKDFVQSNADPSPTVNNAPKANTKTDAAPKNKDAKASKKAHPNNFPSNVKSLLSTGMLDGVPVKYVSWSREKNLKGIIKGTGYLCGCQECNFSKALNAYEFERHANCKTKHPNNHIFFENGKTIYAVVQELKNSPQDMLFDAIQNVTGSPINQKNFRSWKASYQAATRELQRIYGRDQFVVPS; encoded by the exons TCTTTCCAGCACAAAAGCTTTTGGATGTCAAGAGATGCAGGGTGTCTAACCGATGGAGAGATAGGTTATGATAATTCCTCAAGAATTGAACCAAAGCGTGGACATCAGTGGTTCATGGATACCACTGAACCAGAATTATTCAGCAACAAACGGCAAGCAGTTGAAGCCGATGGTAACAGGCCAGTTTTGGGAGCTTCTCACATGAACATTTCTCCATGGCATAATGCTTCCAGTTTTCAGTCAGTTTCAGGGCAATTCAGTGACCGCCTATTTGGGTCAGAGGCTGTGCGGACCAACAATATGGTCGATAGAAATGTTCCTTCTGCTGGGGGTGGAAATATGAACATAAATATGGGAAGAAAGGAATTCAATGATCAATATGGTAGCAATTCCTCTATGAGTTTGTCTATGTCTCATAACATTGAGGATCCCTCAGGATGTATCAATTTTGGTGGACTCAGAAAAGTTAAAATCAATCAAGTTAGGGGCTCCAGCAATGCCATTTCTGCATCCATGGGGAACTCCACTAGCCGATCAGATAGCAATGCGATTTCAATGGGTACTACCTATAGTAagaatgaaagcaatgccatatCTTTGGGTCCAACTTATAATAATGCGGCAGAGAATACCATCTCAATTGGCCCCAACTTCAGTAAGGCAGATGGCAATTTCATTACAATGGGCCATACCTTCAACAAGGGAGATGAAAATTTCATATCGATGGGACACAATTATAACAAGGGAGATGACGGTATCTTATCAATGGGGCAGCCCTTTGACAAGGCGGATGCCAACTTTATAACAATGGGCCCATCATATGAAAAGGATGACAGCAATGTCATTTCAATGGCTCATTCCTTTAGCGAGGGACATGAAAGTTTTGTTTCAATGGGCCCCACCTATGATAAAGCAAATGAGAATTTCATTTCTATGGGTCCCTCCTATAGCAAGGGAAATGATAGTATCACATCTATTGGTGCCAGCTATGACAAGGCAGATTCCAACATGACTTCCGTCTGTTCTGCCCAAGATAAAGAAGATCCCAATATTCTATCCATGGGTAACAACTATAATAAAGGTGAGAGTAATACCATATCTTTTGGAGGCTTTCATGATGAATTGGATGCAAATTCTTCTGGCACTATTATTAGTGGATATGATGTGTTAATTGGCAATCAAAACTCAGCTCAAACTTCAGGAGTACCTGGCCCAAAAGATTTTGTTCAGTCAAATGCAGATCCAAGTCCAACTGTAAATAATGCCCCAAAAGCTAATACAAAAACTGATGCAGCCCCCAAGAATAAAGATGCCAAGGCATCTAAGAAGGCTCATCCAAACAACTTTCCTTCAAATGTTAAAAGTTTGTTATCAACTGGCATGCTTGATGGGGTTCCAGTGAAATATGTTTCATGGTCAAGGGAG AAAAATCTTAAAGGAATTATAAAGGGGACTGGGTATTTATGTGGCTGCCAGGAATGCAACTTCTCTAAG GCTCTGAATGCTTATGAATTTGAGCGTCATGCTAACTGCAAGACCAAGCACCCCAACaatcatattttctttgagaatgGAAAGACCATTTATGCAGTTGTTCAGGAGCTGAAGAACTCTCCTCAGGACATGCTGTTTGATGCAATCCAAAATGTGACTGGGTCTCCTATTAATCAGAAGAATTTCCGCAGCTGGAAAG CATCATATCAAGCAGCCACCCGTGAACTTCAGCGTATCTATGGAAGGGACCAATTTGTCGTGCCATCTTGA
- the LOC110636615 gene encoding uncharacterized protein LOC110636615, translated as MAWFRAGTSVARLAIRRTLSQSGSYTTRTRVIPSQSRYFHTTVFKSKAQAAPVPRPVPLSRLTDSFLDGTSSVYLEELQRAWEADPSSVDESWDNFFRNFVGQAATSPGISGQTIQESMRLLLFVRAYQVNGHMKAKLDPLGLEEREIPEDLDPALYGFTEADLDREFFLGVWRMAGFLSENRPVQTLRSILTRLEQAYCGSIGYEYMHIADREKCNWLRDKIETPTPMQYNRQRREVILDRLIWSTQFENFLATKWTTAKRFGLEGGETLIPGMKEMFDRSADLGVESIVIGMPHRGRLNVLGNVVRKPLRQIFSEFSGGTKPVDEVGLYTGTGDVKYHLGTSYDRPTRGGKRIHLSLVANPSHLEAVDPVVVGKTRAKQFYSNDEQRTKNMGILIHGDGSFAGQGVVYETLHLSALPNYSTGGTIHIVVNNQVAFTTDPRAGRSSQYCTDVAKALNAPIFHVNGDDVEAVVHACELAAEWRQTFHSDVVVDLVCYRRFGHNEIDEPSFTQPKMYQVIRNHPSSLEIYRKKLLESGQVVEEDIQKIQEKVNSILNEEFLASKDYVPKRRDWLSSHWAGFKSPEQLSRIRNTGVKPEILKNVGKAITTFPENFKPHRAVKKVYEQRAQMIETGEGIDWALAEALAFATLVVEGNHVRLSGQDVERGTFSHRHSVVHDQETGEKYCPLDHVVMNQNEELFTVSNSSLSEFGVLGFELGYSMESPNSLVIWEAQFGDFANGAQVIFDQFLSSGESKWLRQIGLVLLLPHGYDGQGPEHSSARLERFLQMSDDNPYVIPEMDPTLRKQIQECNWQVVNVTTPANYFHVLRRQLHREFRKPLIVMAPKNLLRHKDCKSNLSEFDDVKGHPGFDKQGTRFKRLIKDQNDRSDLEEGIRRLVLCSGKVYYELDEERKKNGAQDIAICRVEQLCPFPYDLIQRELKRYPNAEIVWCQEEPMNMGAYNYISPRLCTAMKALGRGSIEDIKYVGRAPSAATATGFYQVHVKEQTELIQKAMQPEPIKYPF; from the exons ATGGCGTGGTTTAGAGCTGGCACTAGTGTGGCAAGGCTTGCCATTCGGAGGACTTTATCTCAGAGTGGATCATACACAACTAGAACACGGGTCATTCCTTCTCAGAGTCGATATTTCCATACTACTGTCTTTAAGTCCAAGGCACAAGCTGCACCTGTCCCTCGTCCGGTGCCTCTTTCCAGGCTAACTGATAGCTTCCTAGATGGAACCAGTAGTGTTTATTTGGAGGAGCTACAACGAGCTTGGGAAGCTGACCCAAGTAGTGTGGATGAGTCATGGGACAATTTCTTTAGGAATTTTGTGGGTCAGGCTGCCACATCCCCTGGTATTTCGGGCCAGACGATTCAGGAGAGTATGCGCTTACTGTTGTTTGTGAGGGCCTACCAAGTTAATGGCCATATGAAAGCCAAGTTGGACCCATTGGGGTTGGAAGAAAGAGAAATTCCAGAGGATTTAGACCCAGCACTTTATGGGTTCACAGAAGCTGACCTTGATAGAGAATTCTTTTTAGGAGTGTGGAGAATGGCTGGGTTTTTGTCTGAAAACCGTCCAGTGCAGACCCTTAGGTCCATATTGACCCGTCTCGAGCAGGCTTACTGTGGGAGCATTGGCTATGAGTATATGCACATTGCAGATCGTGAGAAATGTAACTGGTTAAGAGACAAGATTGAAACCCCAACTCCTATGCAGTACAATCGCCAGCGCCGTGAAGTTATTCTCGATAGGCTAATATGGAGTACGCAATTTGAAAACTTCTTGGCCACCAAGTGGACAACAGCTAAGAGGTTTGGCCTTGAAGGTGGGGAAACTCTTATTCCTGGTATGAAGGAGATGTTTGATAGGTCAGCAGATCTAGGTGTTGAGAGCATAGTTATTGGAATGCCTCATAGAGGAAGATTGAATGTTCTTGGTAATGTTGTTCGAAAGCCACTCCGACAAATATTTAGTGAGTTTAGTGGTGGTACAAAGCCTGTCGATGAAGTTGGTCTTTACACAGGAACTGGTGATGTGAAATATCATTTAGGAACTTCTTATGATCGTCCAACCAGAGGTGGGAAGAGAATCCATTTGTCATTGGTTGCAAATCCTAGTCACTTGGAAGCTGTGGACCCTGTTGTTGTTGGAAAGACTAGAGCTAAGCAATTTTACTCCAATGATGAGCAGAGGACTAAAAACATGGGAATTTTGATTCATGGTGATGGTAGCTTTGCTGGTCAAGGTGTAGTGTATGAAACTCTACATCTTAGTGCACTGCCAAACTACAGTACTGGTGGAACTATACACATTGTGGTGAATAACCAAGTTGCTTTCACTACTGATCCAAGGGCAGGCAGATCTTCACAGTATTGTACTGATGTTGCCAAGGCTTTGAATGCACCTATTTTCCACGTTAATGGAGATGATGTGGAGGCAGTTGTTCATGCCTGTGAGCTTGCAGCTGAGTGGCGCCAGACTTTCCATTCTGATGTTGTGGTTGATTTGGTGTGTTATCGTCGATTTGGACATAATGAGATCGATGAGCCATCTTTCACACAACCAAAAATGTATCAG GTCATTCGAAATCATCCCTCATCTCTTGAGATTTACCGAAAGAAACTTTTAGAATCTGGGCAGGTGGTTGAAGAAGATATTCAAAAGATACAAGAGAAGGTCAATTCCATCCTCAATGAAGAATTCTTGGCTAGCAAAGATTATGTTCCTAAAAGAAGAGATTGGCTTTCGTCTCATTGGGCTGGGTTTAAGTCACCTGAACAGCTTTCACGCATCCGAAACACTGG GGTGAAACCTGAGATCTTGAAGAATGTTGGCAAGGCAATTACAACTTTTCCTGAAAATTTTAAGCCTCACAGAGCTGTAAAGAAGGTTTATGAACAACGTGCACAAATGATTGAAACTGGGGAAGGAATTGACTGGGCACTTGCAGAAGCTCTTGCTTTTGCAACTTTGGTTGTAGAAGGTAATCATGTTAGATTGAGTGGCCAGGATGTTGAACGAGGTACATTTAGTCACCGGCATTCAGTAGTTCATGATCAAGAAACCGGGGAGAAGTATTGCCCTCTGGACCATGTTGTCATGAACCAAAATGAGGAATTGTTTACTGTCAGCAACAG TTCTCTTTCAGAGTTTGGCGTtcttggatttgaactgggttactCAATGGAAAGTCCGAATTCATTGGTAATCTGGGAAGCTCAATTTGGTGACTTTGCTAATGGGGCTCAAGTGATATTTGATCAGTTCCTGAGTAGCGGTGAATCAAAGTGGTTGCGTCAAATTGGGCTTGTTTTGCTTCTTCCTCATGGATATGATGGTCAGGGTCCTGAACATTCAAGTGCACGGTTGGAACGCTTCCTTCAG ATGAGCGATGACAATCCTTATGTCATTCCTGAAATGGACCCAACTCTTCGGAAGCAAATCCAGGAATGTAACTGGCAGGTTGTAAATGTTACAACTCCTGCTAATTACTTCCATGTCTTGCGGCGTCAG CTACACAGGGAATTCCGTAAGCCCCTCATTGTGATGGCTCCAAAAAACCTACTTCGTCACAAGGACTGCAAATCAAATCTGTCTGAGTTTGATGATGTCAAAGGCCACCCTGGCTTTGACAAACAAGGAACCAGATTTAAGCGTCTCATAAAGGATCAGAATGACCGCTCTGATCTTGAAGAGGGTATCAGACGACTGGTTCTTTGCTCTGGAAAG GTTTATTATGAGCTTGATGAAGAGCGCAAAAAGAATGGTGCTCAGGACATTGCAATTTGTAGGGTGGAGCAGCTGTGTCCATTCCCATATGATCTCATCCAGCGTGAGCTCAAGCGATATCCAA ATGCCGAGATTGTTTGGTGCCAGGAAGAGCCAATGAACATGGGTGCATACAATTACATTTCACCTCGCCTTTGCACTGCTATGAAAGCACTAGGAAGAGGATCTATAGAGGACATCAAGTATGTTGGGCGTGCTCCCTCAGCTGCAACAGCCACTGGTTTCTACCAGGTGCATGTGAAGGAGCAGACTGAACTTATCCAAAAAGCCATGCAACCGGAACCAATAAAGTATCCCTTCTGA